In the Maniola hyperantus chromosome 13, iAphHyp1.2, whole genome shotgun sequence genome, TTACTGTGAGCAACTTTACAATCACTGTCAAAACCCAAGGATTCAATCAATTGTTCTTTTAAatctttcatttcatttaaattaagtttggaGTTCTCGTTTAATGACTCATCTTCAGTTGGTTCTTCTTTTATGAAGACTTCTTCTGAATCTTTTGTTTCTTCTTCGACTTTAGAATTATCTAAATGTAATGACTCTATTAATTGTTCCTTTAGAAGGTCTTTATCGTCTAGATCTTTCACTTCATTTGGATCAACTTTAGAGTCATTATCGATATTTAAAGAttcattaaaatgtattttttttaattttaatgttttttcaattttatttatatttaattccaTTTTTTCATATAAACGAGATAGTTTAATAAATAGATTCACAGGTTTTAAGGGTTTTTGATCGCAAATGAAGTTCTCAACTTCTAATTTGAAAGAATCTTGATCATCATTTGTATCTAAATTGTCAGTTACATTATTTATCGGAGACTTATAACCGTTAAGTTTAACGCGATTATTTCCATTATCTAATGGCATTACCTTTGTATTTGTATTGATATTACCTTTGTTGAAATCATCATTTTTATGAATCTTTGGAGTATCATTAactctaatttttttacatacgTCGCTGTTTTTTGTATGAATACTAacatttaattcaattttatcGTCATCATTTATTATACTGACATTTTGATCTGATGTGTTTTTAACGATATGATTATTCGTTAAAACGACGTTTTTATTTGACAAATAGTTTAATAACTGTTTATCAGTTAAAATGGTGTTTTTATTAGGATTTTTATTTgacatatttttgtttgttaaaataaaGTCTCGATTTGACGTTTCATTTAGTACCTGTTCATCTATCAAAATGACGTCTTGATCTGAAGGTTTATTTACTATCTGATCATCCTTTGAAATGATTTTTTGTTTAGAATTTCTATTTGATATATTATTGTTCGTTAAAATAAAGTCTTGAATTGACGTTTCGTTTACTACCTGTTCGTCTATCAAAATGACGTCTTGATCTGAAGGTTCATTTACTATCTGATCATCCTTTAAAATGATCTTTTGATAAGAATTTCTATTTGAAATATGATTATTAGTTAAAGTAACGTTTTGATTCAACGTTTCATTTAGTACCTGTTCATCTATTAAAATGACGTTTTGTTCAGAATTTTCGTTTACTATCTGATCATTCATTAAAATGAAGTTTTGATTTGACATACCTTTTAAAACCTGCTCATCAATGAAAATAACGTTTTGGTTTGATGTTTCATTTACTGCGTGATCATTTATGAAAATGAAGTTTTGATCTGATGTGTTGTTTGTTAGCTGATCATTCATTAAAATGAAGTTTTGATCTGATGTGTTGTTTGTTAGCTgatcatttattaaaatgaagTTTTGATCTGATGTGTTGTTTGTTAGCTgatcatttattaaaatgaagTTTTGATCTGTGTTGTTTTTTAGCTGATCATTCGTTAAAATGAAGTTTTGATCTGAGTTGTTTGTTAGCTGATCATTCATTAAAATGAAGTTTTGATCTGTTGTGTTGTTTGTTAGCtgatcatttattaaaatatagttttgATCTGATGTGTTGTTTGTTAGCTGATCATTCATTAAAATGAAGTTTTGATCTGTGTTGTTTTTTAGCTGATCATTCGTTAAAATGAAGTTTTGATCTGAGTTGTTTGTTAGCTGATCATTCATTAAAATGAAGTTTTGATCTGTTGTGTTGTTTGTTAGCtgatcatttattaaaatatagttttgATCTGATGTGTTGTTTGTTAGCTgatcatttattaaaatgatGTTTTGATCTGTGTTTTTTGTTAGTTGATCATTCATTAAAATAGAATTCAAATTGTCATTCAGATTTGATGTTTTGTTAAGATCATTTATGAAAATGAATGCTTGTCCTGATAGTTCATTTATTACCTCGTCATTTTGATTTGATGGTGTGCTTAAAGTGGTACCATCTTTAGTTATTTTCGACCTTTTAACTTTGGTACCTGTGGCGTCTTTATTTTTCAAAGGCCCTTTTCTGTTAGTTTCATCGTCAGCCATATTGGTTCTAATTTCTGTTACATTATCGGCTTTCTGTCAATGAAGCAAAATAAACAAAGTATTATCCACTTAAAATAAGATTATGCAATTAATTACATTTTACATTTACAATGtttaatatcaatttatatttttagaatcCATTACATGCTTGCATCTCATATTGTCGAAAAGAGATTCCACATAGaagttttaaaatgttaaataatattatcttgttagcaaacacaacaaaaactgaaacttacaattttttcatattttaacataaaagaACAATAATTTTGAAGAATTTTGAAGAGCCAACTACATAGTTCGCTCTTCAAAATTCTTCATGCTCTAACAAAGTGcaacaaaacattttaaaacttaGTATGGGTGCGTTATTAAACATTAACTTGGTAAATAAATGACAGGCATGGTAGACAGCCATTTCTTGTTTCAAATGATATTCTAGCATCATTatcaatttcttcaaaatctgaACCAACTTTCATGAAATTTTCTCAGTAGTActaattattatccatacttccatactaatattataaatacgaaagtgtgtctgttctcctagcctttcacgggtcatgcgttcaactgattttgacgaaatttggtacagagatagcttgcatcccggggaaggatataggctactttttgtatccggaaaatcaaagagttcgcacgggatttttaaaaatctaaatctacgtggacgaagtcgtgggcatcatctagttttaaaataaatataaaacgtGTAGGTAAATACAAAATTTGAACACGCAAAAATATATCAGAGCTAGCAGtcacttaatctaaatatagatagatagatagaaatactttattgcacacaaaaatattacaaactattacaaaaaaactaaaactaaaaaataattgtatgcaaaggcggccttattgctcacagcaatctctaccaggcaacctttggagaaaggagaaactaggtgtgtaggatagtacttacacgcaatacagaaaaatgaagtagtataatattatataatataattaactatttcagtaatacatacataactatcatacatatacataactattataaatatcaatatatatacaatccataatagaaatacatatatatatatatataactacatacctacatatattataaaagacatacatataatacctatgatcgaataaattgactattatggcatcgataag is a window encoding:
- the LOC117987788 gene encoding putative uncharacterized protein DDB_G0287457 isoform X1 produces the protein MNAIDAGSVVQRHESEPLCLLAEDNNEVYVDNFLLEQHQIDGLRFLFNQFNKKSPGVIVNFPPSCGKSATVAIFLNAVTNVLKNPVLIICRDDSALQYWKEILLKWSSYVEDDIAVESSNAFIKGKKVFLKKREYLYSYLRRRWSIVIIKESVVSKDVFKLGFEADFKMCITATDIKKDAPLLTAVYNWLYPKSKVNINDFVAKENRPRENFRKSVQLDSILEDVAIRRYLNLKQFQTNKKADNVTEIRTNMADDETNRKGPLKNKDATGTKVKRSKITKDGTTLSTPSNQNDEVINELSGQAFIFINDLNKTSNLNDNLNSILMNDQLTKNTDQNIILINDQLTNNTSDQNYILINDQLTNNTTDQNFILMNDQLTNNSDQNFILTNDQLKNNTDQNFILMNDQLTNNTSDQNYILINDQLTNNTTDQNFILMNDQLTNNSDQNFILTNDQLKNNTDQNFILINDQLTNNTSDQNFILINDQLTNNTSDQNFILMNDQLTNNTSDQNFIFINDHAVNETSNQNVIFIDEQVLKGMSNQNFILMNDQIVNENSEQNVILIDEQVLNETLNQNVTLTNNHISNRNSYQKIILKDDQIVNEPSDQDVILIDEQVVNETSIQDFILTNNNISNRNSKQKIISKDDQIVNKPSDQDVILIDEQVLNETSNRDFILTNKNMSNKNPNKNTILTDKQLLNYLSNKNVVLTNNHIVKNTSDQNVSIINDDDKIELNVSIHTKNSDVCKKIRVNDTPKIHKNDDFNKGNINTNTKVMPLDNGNNRVKLNGYKSPINNVTDNLDTNDDQDSFKLEVENFICDQKPLKPVNLFIKLSRLYEKMELNINKIEKTLKLKKIHFNESLNIDNDSKVDPNEVKDLDDKDLLKEQLIESLHLDNSKVEEETKDSEEVFIKEEPTEDESLNENSKLNLNEMKDLKEQLIESLGFDSDCKVAHSKIKNSESKNTFKVGLNERKDIRNKCLLQKQLIESLGLNSDFQEIKQSINENNNNELNECKDFEKTLIKQESTESLSLGSDSKVDQNEIKNDINVIKEESAESLNFCSNSKVDLNEMKDLHNKTVLQKQLIESLGLDVKPEIKDEENDDQNNINENMQTPVQETATNLEDGEIIVMKIESEDGNETHTESDVNKVSNKRKSDVSDKDLDNKILEMEEKALKKFKGSFLDSIF
- the LOC117987788 gene encoding putative uncharacterized protein DDB_G0287457 isoform X2, yielding MNAIDAGSVVQRHESEPLCLLAEDNNEVYVDNFLLEQHQIDGLRFLFNQFNKKSPGVIVNFPPSCGKSATVAIFLNAVTNVLKNPVLIICRDDSALQYWKEILLKWSSYVEDDIAVESSNAFIKGKKVFLKKREYLYSYLRRRWSIVIIKESVVSKDVFKLGFEADFKMCITATDIKKDAPLLTAVYNWLYPKSKKADNVTEIRTNMADDETNRKGPLKNKDATGTKVKRSKITKDGTTLSTPSNQNDEVINELSGQAFIFINDLNKTSNLNDNLNSILMNDQLTKNTDQNIILINDQLTNNTSDQNYILINDQLTNNTTDQNFILMNDQLTNNSDQNFILTNDQLKNNTDQNFILMNDQLTNNTSDQNYILINDQLTNNTTDQNFILMNDQLTNNSDQNFILTNDQLKNNTDQNFILINDQLTNNTSDQNFILINDQLTNNTSDQNFILMNDQLTNNTSDQNFIFINDHAVNETSNQNVIFIDEQVLKGMSNQNFILMNDQIVNENSEQNVILIDEQVLNETLNQNVTLTNNHISNRNSYQKIILKDDQIVNEPSDQDVILIDEQVVNETSIQDFILTNNNISNRNSKQKIISKDDQIVNKPSDQDVILIDEQVLNETSNRDFILTNKNMSNKNPNKNTILTDKQLLNYLSNKNVVLTNNHIVKNTSDQNVSIINDDDKIELNVSIHTKNSDVCKKIRVNDTPKIHKNDDFNKGNINTNTKVMPLDNGNNRVKLNGYKSPINNVTDNLDTNDDQDSFKLEVENFICDQKPLKPVNLFIKLSRLYEKMELNINKIEKTLKLKKIHFNESLNIDNDSKVDPNEVKDLDDKDLLKEQLIESLHLDNSKVEEETKDSEEVFIKEEPTEDESLNENSKLNLNEMKDLKEQLIESLGFDSDCKVAHSKIKNSESKNTFKVGLNERKDIRNKCLLQKQLIESLGLNSDFQEIKQSINENNNNELNECKDFEKTLIKQESTESLSLGSDSKVDQNEIKNDINVIKEESAESLNFCSNSKVDLNEMKDLHNKTVLQKQLIESLGLDVKPEIKDEENDDQNNINENMQTPVQETATNLEDGEIIVMKIESEDGNETHTESDVNKVSNKRKSDVSDKDLDNKILEMEEKALKKFKGSFLDSIF